One Kitasatospora sp. NBC_01266 genomic window carries:
- a CDS encoding DUF1707 and DUF4190 domain-containing protein produces the protein MGDVGDMQPWPSAQDRPGRPQGGWQPAQQNPGYATMRAAHTDRDRTVDVLKAAYAEGRLSAAEYSARFDLANQAQTYGQLAQLVADLPSGPMPGPMPGLSPVPPGPPVPSTFLAPARPANNNGAAIASLVLGLLCVPSLGTLAVPALVTGHLARRQIRRTQEGGDGMATFGLVMGYLSLAGWSLAFFLVLLSLVTHY, from the coding sequence ATGGGTGACGTGGGCGACATGCAGCCATGGCCGTCGGCGCAGGACCGGCCCGGCCGGCCGCAGGGCGGCTGGCAGCCCGCGCAGCAGAACCCCGGGTACGCGACGATGCGGGCCGCCCACACCGACCGGGACCGCACCGTCGATGTGCTGAAGGCCGCCTACGCCGAGGGCCGGCTGAGCGCCGCCGAGTACTCCGCGCGCTTCGACCTGGCGAACCAGGCCCAGACGTACGGCCAGCTGGCCCAGCTGGTCGCCGACCTGCCGTCCGGGCCGATGCCGGGGCCGATGCCCGGCCTGTCCCCGGTTCCGCCCGGCCCGCCGGTGCCGTCGACCTTCCTGGCGCCGGCCCGCCCGGCGAACAACAACGGCGCGGCCATCGCCTCCCTGGTGCTCGGCCTGCTCTGCGTGCCCTCGCTCGGCACCCTGGCCGTCCCGGCCCTGGTGACCGGCCACCTGGCCCGCCGGCAGATCCGCCGCACCCAGGAGGGCGGCGACGGGATGGCGACCTTCGGCCTGGTGATGGGGTACCTCTCGCTGG
- a CDS encoding DUF2786 domain-containing protein has translation MDEERKSIDELLDQALATVLGAPDRRLDEAVDGAASLLAASVERWPAVSRSLLVLCDRSLGGLWARGWRPADLARLVRRELAPVHQALLIDLIAAEARRYSPAALDRRWQEQLRELAAAVWWAGDERFLPEFAERHRLDRFALATAALELLRLLGRLPVLAPVGPVPGSRPVEHRASVPVPGEPRMLGRIRALLAKAESTEYPQEAEALTEKAQQLMAQHSIDEALLAAGQAHGDHPGAVRIGVENPYEGPKAMLLDAVAAANRCRVVWAKEFGFCTVIGFDADLDAVELLYTSLLVQATAAMNQSGSKQHLGGASRTRAFRQSFLVSYAARIRERLTEATARTTREAAAGRHLREDGTAEQLVPDERLLPALAAREEAVDSATDRMFPKLTSQRVRVSDGEGWAAGRAAADRAALHGRGRVERGRGKR, from the coding sequence GTGGACGAAGAGCGAAAGAGCATCGACGAGTTGCTGGACCAGGCGCTCGCGACGGTGCTGGGCGCGCCCGACCGGCGGCTGGACGAGGCGGTGGACGGCGCGGCCTCGCTGCTGGCCGCCTCGGTGGAACGCTGGCCGGCGGTGAGCCGGAGCCTGCTGGTGCTCTGCGACCGCTCGCTCGGCGGACTCTGGGCGCGCGGCTGGCGGCCGGCCGACCTGGCCCGGCTGGTCCGCCGGGAGCTGGCCCCGGTCCACCAGGCGCTGCTGATCGACCTGATCGCCGCCGAGGCGCGCCGCTACTCCCCCGCCGCGCTGGACCGGCGCTGGCAGGAGCAGTTGCGCGAGCTGGCAGCCGCCGTCTGGTGGGCGGGCGACGAGCGCTTCCTGCCCGAGTTCGCCGAGCGGCACCGGCTGGACCGGTTCGCGCTGGCCACCGCCGCGCTCGAACTGCTGCGCCTGCTCGGCCGGCTGCCGGTGCTCGCGCCGGTCGGTCCGGTGCCCGGCTCCCGGCCGGTGGAGCACCGGGCGTCCGTCCCGGTGCCGGGTGAGCCGCGGATGCTGGGGCGGATCCGGGCGCTGCTGGCCAAGGCGGAGTCCACCGAGTACCCGCAGGAGGCCGAGGCGCTGACCGAGAAGGCGCAGCAGCTGATGGCCCAGCACAGCATCGACGAGGCGCTGCTCGCCGCCGGCCAGGCCCACGGCGACCACCCCGGCGCGGTGCGGATCGGGGTGGAGAACCCGTACGAGGGGCCGAAGGCGATGCTGCTGGACGCGGTGGCGGCGGCCAACCGCTGCCGGGTGGTCTGGGCGAAGGAGTTCGGCTTCTGCACGGTGATCGGCTTCGACGCCGACCTGGACGCCGTCGAGCTGCTCTACACCTCGCTGCTGGTCCAGGCGACCGCCGCGATGAACCAATCGGGCAGCAAGCAGCACCTGGGCGGGGCCTCGCGCACCCGGGCGTTCCGGCAGTCCTTCCTGGTCTCCTACGCGGCGCGGATCCGCGAGCGGCTGACCGAGGCCACCGCGCGGACCACCCGGGAGGCCGCCGCCGGGCGGCACCTGCGCGAGGACGGCACCGCCGAGCAGCTGGTACCCGACGAGCGGCTGCTGCCCGCGCTGGCCGCGCGTGAGGAGGCCGTGGACTCCGCCACCGACCGGATGTTCCCCAAGCTCACCTCGCAGCGGGTGCGGGTGAGCGACGGCGAGGGCTGGGCCGCCGGCCGCGCCGCGGCGGACCGGGCCGCGCTGCACGGGCGGGGCCGGGTGGAGCGCGGGCGCGGCAAGCGGTAG
- a CDS encoding ADP-ribosylglycohydrolase family protein — translation MKRATGALLGLAIGDAMGYPTEFEEIGQIARRHPDWRQLPLPVPALITDDTQMTLALARAVRRAGELTPQSLVPPLRDEFVVWARSPENNRAPGRTCLTACALLGRPERPWQEASQLGSKGCGANMRVAPLGLVPGLTERQLSGAAQLQSALTHGHPTALAASDLTARTVRLLLDGVAPAELPALLRAHAQAQRTHYDAYWLDDLAAHAGISEPELYLARGWDECLGVLDRLDAALAAPDREADPCLATGAGWIAEEALATGLLCFLLFPDDPVTAVRRAAYSSGDSDSLACLAGAFAGAHAGADAWPADWVHRIEHRDELLALGAFWD, via the coding sequence GTGAAGCGAGCCACTGGAGCCCTGCTCGGCCTGGCGATCGGGGATGCCATGGGCTACCCGACCGAGTTCGAGGAGATCGGGCAGATCGCCCGGCGCCACCCCGACTGGCGGCAACTGCCGCTCCCCGTGCCGGCGCTGATCACCGACGACACCCAGATGACGCTGGCCCTCGCCCGCGCGGTCCGGCGGGCCGGCGAGCTGACCCCGCAGAGCCTGGTTCCGCCGCTGCGCGACGAGTTCGTCGTCTGGGCGCGCTCCCCGGAGAACAACCGCGCGCCGGGCAGGACCTGCCTGACCGCCTGCGCGCTGCTCGGCCGGCCCGAACGCCCGTGGCAGGAGGCCAGCCAGCTGGGTTCCAAGGGCTGCGGCGCGAACATGCGGGTGGCCCCACTGGGCCTGGTCCCCGGGCTGACCGAACGCCAGCTCTCCGGTGCGGCGCAACTCCAGTCGGCGCTGACCCATGGCCACCCGACCGCGCTCGCTGCCAGCGACCTCACCGCGCGCACCGTCCGGCTGCTGCTCGACGGTGTCGCACCGGCCGAGCTCCCCGCCCTGCTGCGCGCGCACGCCCAGGCCCAGCGCACCCACTATGACGCGTACTGGCTGGACGACCTCGCGGCGCACGCGGGCATCAGCGAGCCGGAGCTGTACCTGGCACGCGGCTGGGACGAGTGCCTCGGTGTGCTCGACCGGCTGGACGCCGCGCTGGCGGCTCCCGACCGGGAGGCCGACCCGTGCCTGGCCACCGGCGCGGGCTGGATCGCCGAGGAGGCGCTGGCCACCGGCCTGCTCTGCTTCCTGCTCTTCCCCGACGACCCGGTCACTGCGGTGCGCCGGGCCGCCTACTCCTCCGGCGACTCCGACTCGCTCGCCTGCCTGGCCGGCGCCTTCGCGGGCGCCCACGCCGGCGCGGACGCCTGGCCGGCCGACTGGGTGCACCGGATCGAGCACCGCGACGAACTGCTGGCCCTCGGCGCCTTCTGGGACTGA
- a CDS encoding cytochrome P450, protein MTHFDPRSPEFIAHPYDVYARLRRTSPVVFHEPTGQWLVSRHQDVSALLRDRRLGRTYTHRFSHQEFGQRPPDPAHEPFHTLNDNGLLDLEAPDHTRIRRLVAKAFTPRMVEALRPTVAALADELVSGLLREGGGDLISAVAEPLPVAVIAEMLGVPVADRGLLRPWSAAITGMFELDPTPETARRAVAASVEFSDYLRALIRERRSAPGDDLISALIAAQEEGDRLSEQEMVSTCVLLLNAGHEATVNTTGNGWWALLRDPAQLALLRSDVDRHLPTAIEELMRFDTPLQMFGRWVLEDIELHGVRIPRGAELALLFGSANRDPERFAEPERLDVTRTDNPHITFGAGIHFCLGAPLARLELTESYGALLRRAPGLALVREPTWQPGYVIRGLNELLVTT, encoded by the coding sequence GTGACACATTTCGATCCCCGGTCGCCGGAGTTCATCGCGCACCCGTACGACGTGTACGCGCGGCTGCGCCGGACCTCGCCGGTGGTGTTCCACGAGCCGACCGGGCAGTGGCTGGTCTCCCGTCACCAGGACGTCAGCGCGCTGCTCCGGGACCGCCGGCTGGGCCGCACGTACACCCACCGGTTCAGCCACCAGGAGTTCGGGCAGCGGCCGCCCGACCCGGCGCACGAGCCGTTCCACACGCTCAACGACAACGGGCTGCTCGACCTGGAGGCGCCCGACCACACCCGGATCCGGCGGCTGGTCGCCAAGGCGTTCACGCCGCGGATGGTCGAGGCGCTGCGGCCCACGGTGGCCGCGCTCGCCGACGAGCTGGTGTCGGGCCTGCTGCGGGAGGGCGGCGGTGACCTGATCTCCGCCGTCGCCGAGCCGCTGCCGGTCGCGGTGATCGCCGAGATGCTCGGTGTGCCGGTGGCCGACCGGGGGCTGCTGCGGCCCTGGTCGGCCGCGATCACCGGGATGTTCGAGCTCGACCCGACGCCTGAGACGGCCCGCCGCGCGGTGGCCGCCAGCGTCGAGTTCTCCGACTACCTGCGCGCGCTGATCCGCGAGCGGCGCAGCGCTCCCGGCGACGACCTGATCTCCGCCCTGATCGCGGCGCAGGAGGAGGGCGACCGGCTGAGCGAGCAGGAGATGGTCTCCACCTGCGTGCTGCTGCTGAACGCCGGCCACGAGGCGACCGTCAACACCACCGGCAACGGCTGGTGGGCACTGCTGCGCGACCCCGCGCAGCTGGCCCTGCTGCGCTCTGATGTCGATCGTCACCTCCCCACCGCCATCGAGGAGTTGATGCGCTTCGACACCCCGCTGCAGATGTTCGGGCGATGGGTCCTGGAGGACATCGAGCTGCACGGCGTCCGGATCCCGCGCGGCGCCGAACTGGCCCTGCTGTTCGGTTCGGCCAACCGCGACCCCGAGCGCTTCGCCGAGCCCGAGCGCCTCGACGTGACCCGGACCGACAACCCGCACATCACCTTCGGCGCCGGCATCCACTTCTGCCTCGGCGCCCCGCTGGCCCGGCTGGAACTCACCGAGTCCTACGGCGCGTTGCTGCGCCGCGCGCCCGGTCTGGCGCTGGTGCGCGAACCCACCTGGCAGCCCGGATACGTGATCCGCGGCCTGAACGAATTGCTGGTGACCACGTGA
- the galE gene encoding UDP-glucose 4-epimerase GalE encodes MRILVTGGSGYIGSHTTLQLIAAGHEVVIADNFSRSKPSVLGRLEALSGTAIKHHVIDLTDREATSRLFAQEAFDAVIHFAGLKAVGESVAMPLEYYANNLGSTLSLLDAMRAHGVKKLVFSSSATVYGEDAPAPMQEPFPTSATNPYGWTKVMQEQMLRDLGVADPEMRIALLRYFNPVGAHKSGTIGEDPHGVPNNLMPLIAQVAVGRRDSLQVYGNDYPTPDGTARRDYLHVEDLAAGHVAALDKLGETREPVSTWNLGTGTPTSVLEMVAAFAKASGREIPTVDAPRRPGDIADSYADPAKAQAELGWVATRTIDDMCADTWRWQSQNPEGFPEA; translated from the coding sequence ATGCGAATCTTGGTCACCGGCGGCAGCGGCTACATCGGCTCTCACACCACGCTCCAGCTCATCGCAGCGGGCCACGAGGTCGTGATCGCCGACAACTTCAGCAGGAGCAAGCCGTCCGTCCTCGGTCGCCTCGAGGCGCTGTCCGGCACGGCGATCAAGCACCACGTCATCGACCTCACCGACCGGGAGGCGACCAGCCGGCTGTTCGCCCAGGAGGCGTTCGACGCGGTCATCCACTTCGCCGGGCTGAAGGCGGTCGGGGAGTCCGTCGCGATGCCGCTCGAGTACTACGCGAACAACCTCGGCTCGACCCTCTCGCTGCTGGACGCGATGCGCGCGCACGGCGTCAAGAAGCTGGTGTTCTCCTCCTCGGCCACCGTCTACGGCGAGGACGCGCCGGCGCCGATGCAGGAGCCCTTCCCGACCTCGGCGACCAACCCCTACGGCTGGACCAAGGTGATGCAGGAGCAGATGCTGCGCGACCTCGGCGTGGCCGACCCGGAGATGCGGATCGCGCTGCTCCGCTACTTCAACCCGGTCGGCGCCCACAAGTCCGGGACGATCGGCGAGGACCCGCACGGCGTGCCGAACAACCTGATGCCGCTGATCGCCCAGGTCGCCGTCGGGCGGCGCGACAGCCTCCAGGTCTACGGCAACGACTACCCCACGCCCGACGGCACCGCACGACGCGACTACCTGCACGTCGAGGACCTGGCCGCCGGCCACGTCGCCGCCCTGGACAAGCTGGGCGAGACGCGGGAGCCGGTCTCGACCTGGAACCTGGGCACCGGGACCCCGACCTCGGTCCTCGAGATGGTGGCGGCGTTCGCCAAGGCCAGTGGCCGGGAGATCCCGACCGTCGACGCGCCCCGCCGCCCCGGCGACATCGCGGACTCCTACGCGGACCCGGCCAAGGCCCAGGCCGAGCTGGGCTGGGTGGCCACCCGCACCATCGACGACATGTGCGCGGACACCTGGCGCTGGCAGTCGCAGAACCCGGAGGGCTTCCCGGAGGCCTGA
- a CDS encoding response regulator transcription factor translates to MSVIRVVVADDQELVRAGFGMILDAQPDIEVVAEAANGAQALEAVAEHRPDVLLLDVRMPVMDGLEAARRVCAEHPDTKVIMLTTFDIDDYVYDALYAGASGFLLKDVRRDDLAHGVRLVASGEALLAPSVTKRLISEFSARRPTGPGAALRAPARLLEQLTIREQETLRLIARGLSNAEIAAELVVSEHTVKTHVSNVLSKLQLRDRVHAVVFAYEAGAVVAGEG, encoded by the coding sequence ATGTCCGTGATACGCGTGGTGGTGGCCGATGACCAGGAGCTGGTCAGGGCCGGGTTCGGCATGATCCTGGACGCCCAGCCGGACATCGAGGTGGTGGCCGAGGCGGCGAACGGGGCGCAGGCGCTGGAGGCGGTGGCCGAGCACCGGCCGGACGTCCTCCTGCTGGACGTGCGGATGCCGGTGATGGACGGCCTGGAGGCCGCCCGCCGGGTCTGCGCCGAGCACCCGGACACCAAGGTGATCATGCTCACCACCTTCGACATCGACGACTACGTCTACGACGCGCTCTACGCGGGCGCCAGCGGCTTCCTGCTCAAGGACGTGCGCCGCGACGACCTCGCGCACGGCGTGCGGCTGGTGGCCTCCGGCGAGGCGTTGCTGGCGCCCTCCGTCACCAAGCGGCTGATCAGCGAGTTCTCCGCGCGCCGGCCGACCGGCCCGGGCGCCGCCCTGCGCGCGCCGGCCAGACTGCTGGAGCAGCTGACCATCCGCGAGCAGGAGACCCTGCGGCTGATCGCCCGGGGGCTGTCCAACGCCGAGATCGCCGCCGAACTGGTGGTCAGCGAGCATACCGTGAAGACCCATGTCAGCAACGTGCTGAGCAAGTTGCAGCTGCGCGACCGGGTGCACGCGGTGGTCTTCGCCTACGAGGCGGGTGCGGTGGTGGCCGGCGAGGGCTGA
- a CDS encoding sensor histidine kinase, with translation MDTMARGRAWLAERGRLARGRFARINPYLVDSVITLASLAVSLWSVYNDDHHWPLWTYLLAACCCLPLLWRRRAPFTVFLVGCLFSGALGLLAHSAQPQIAVCGIVLIYNLADLGKNWQRWLMMAILVPANFLGTRSLNGMIFSEVTTIGSFALGTAVRELRRLAQVEAERARETGLRAASDAARAVAQERGRIAREMHDIRAHAVSLMVIQAEAGPVVVRSDPDRAIKAFDTIADSGRDAMVQLRRVLGVLKEDGAAPVLAPQPRLPELSAVAGRVREAGVAVELTLPEPALVLPADVETAAYRIVQEALTNIVKHSGANAAEVRITGCGQVLELTVSDNGRGMGAAAGAVSGWSGGRGLVGIRERAAACGGRAAAGPGPDGRGFVVTARLPLAAESL, from the coding sequence ATGGACACCATGGCGCGCGGGCGGGCCTGGCTGGCCGAACGGGGGCGGTTGGCGCGCGGGCGGTTCGCCCGGATCAACCCGTACCTGGTGGACAGCGTGATCACGCTGGCCTCGCTGGCGGTCTCGCTCTGGTCGGTCTACAACGACGACCACCACTGGCCGCTCTGGACCTACCTGCTGGCCGCCTGCTGCTGCCTGCCGCTGCTCTGGCGCCGCCGGGCGCCGTTCACGGTCTTCCTGGTCGGCTGCCTCTTCTCGGGCGCGCTCGGCCTCCTCGCCCACTCCGCGCAGCCGCAGATCGCGGTCTGCGGGATCGTGCTCATCTACAACCTGGCCGACCTGGGCAAGAACTGGCAGCGCTGGCTGATGATGGCGATCCTGGTGCCCGCCAACTTCCTGGGCACCCGCTCGCTGAACGGGATGATCTTCAGTGAGGTCACCACGATCGGCTCGTTCGCCCTGGGCACCGCGGTGCGCGAGCTGCGCCGGCTCGCCCAGGTGGAGGCCGAGCGGGCCCGGGAGACCGGGCTGCGGGCGGCCAGTGACGCGGCCCGCGCGGTGGCCCAGGAGCGCGGCCGGATCGCCCGGGAGATGCACGACATCCGGGCGCACGCCGTCTCGCTGATGGTGATCCAGGCCGAGGCCGGCCCGGTGGTGGTGCGCAGCGACCCGGACCGGGCGATCAAGGCGTTCGACACCATCGCCGACTCCGGGCGCGACGCCATGGTGCAGTTGCGCCGGGTGCTGGGCGTGCTGAAGGAGGACGGCGCCGCGCCGGTGCTGGCCCCGCAGCCCAGGCTGCCCGAGCTGTCGGCGGTCGCCGGGCGGGTCCGCGAGGCGGGCGTCGCGGTCGAACTGACGCTGCCCGAGCCGGCCCTGGTGCTGCCGGCCGACGTGGAGACGGCGGCCTACCGGATCGTCCAGGAGGCGCTGACCAACATCGTCAAGCACTCCGGCGCGAACGCCGCCGAGGTGCGGATCACCGGCTGCGGCCAGGTCCTGGAGCTGACCGTGAGCGACAACGGGCGCGGCATGGGCGCGGCCGCGGGCGCCGTCTCCGGCTGGTCCGGCGGGCGCGGCCTGGTCGGTATCCGCGAGCGCGCCGCGGCCTGCGGTGGCAGGGCGGCGGCCGGACCCGGACCGGACGGTCGCGGGTTCGTGGTGACGGCCCGGCTGCCGCTGGCGGCCGAGAGTCTGTGA
- a CDS encoding DUF4097 family beta strand repeat-containing protein, with protein sequence MNHRFSRLIGYTLITGFVTFGMSGCFYGADQQHRDVNYGIDQPVHTLVLQGKTGDIRVVGAGGGVHVSEHQNYSDAAPASTHVVADGTLTLTYTCSRDCGIDYQVDVPADTVVEVSTGTGNVHLSGLTARVRASTGSGQVEGIALGSADADLSSDTGDVTASFTGVPTSVTAKTATGNVKVVLPAGGYAVKAEADTGSVTVAVPQDAASGHAIDAESDTGNVTVTHA encoded by the coding sequence ATGAACCACCGCTTTTCCCGGCTGATCGGCTACACCCTGATCACCGGCTTCGTCACGTTCGGTATGTCCGGCTGCTTCTACGGCGCGGACCAGCAGCACCGCGACGTGAACTACGGCATCGACCAGCCCGTGCACACCCTGGTGCTCCAGGGGAAGACCGGCGACATCCGGGTGGTCGGGGCCGGCGGCGGGGTGCACGTCTCGGAGCACCAGAACTACTCCGACGCGGCACCCGCCAGCACCCACGTGGTGGCCGACGGCACGCTCACGCTGACCTACACCTGCTCCCGTGACTGCGGGATCGACTACCAGGTCGACGTGCCGGCCGACACTGTGGTCGAGGTCAGCACCGGCACCGGCAACGTGCACCTGTCCGGACTGACCGCGCGGGTGCGGGCCAGCACCGGCAGCGGCCAGGTCGAGGGGATCGCGCTGGGCAGTGCCGACGCGGACCTCAGCTCGGACACCGGGGACGTCACCGCGAGCTTCACCGGCGTGCCGACCTCGGTCACCGCCAAGACCGCGACCGGCAACGTCAAGGTGGTGCTCCCGGCCGGTGGTTACGCGGTCAAGGCCGAGGCCGACACGGGCAGCGTCACGGTGGCGGTCCCGCAGGACGCCGCTTCGGGGCACGCGATCGACGCGGAGTCGGACACCGGCAACGTCACCGTCACGCATGCCTGA